Sequence from the Nocardia brasiliensis genome:
GGCGGCGGCCCGAGCGTGGTCCGTGACGCGAACGGTGAGATCGCCCAGGAGTCGCTGCGCGGCGACGACATCGCGCGCGGTTCGGAGCTGTTCCGCATGAACTGCGCGTCCTGCCACAACTTCACCGGCCGCGGCGGCGCGCTGTCCTCCGGTAAGTTCGCCCCGCCGCTCGAGCCCGCCAGCGAGCAGCAGATCTACGACGCGATGCTGTCCGGCCCGCAGAACATGCCGAAGTTCTCCGATCGGCAGCTGAGCCCGGAAGAGAAGCGTGACATCGTCGCCTACGTGATGAACGCGAAGGAAGAGCGCGCCCCCGGCGGCTGGGACCTCGGTGGGTTCGGTCCCGCGACCGAGGGTCTGGTCATCTGGGTGGTCGGCATCACGCTGGTCGTGGGTGCCGCGATCTGGATCGGATCGCGGTCATGAGTGAAAAGGAGCCTAACGACATGGGTCGGCCGGATGAGGGCCACGACGGCGGCAAGCCGTCGACCGAGCAGGTCACAGGGGCCGGCGCCCATGTGGCCAAGACTGACGGCCATGCGCTGACGGAACCGACCGAGGCCGAACTCGACGCGATGAGCCGCGACGAGCTGGTCAAGCTCGGCACCGAGCGGGACGGCGTCGACGTCGCCTACCGGCGCGAGCGGTTCCCGGTTCCGGGCACCCGCGCCGAGAAGCGCGCCGAGCGCGCGGTCGCGTTCTGGTTCGCCGTGTCCGGTATCGCCGCCGCCGCGCTGGTCGGTGTGTTCCTGTTCTGGCCGTGGGAGTTCAAGGCCAACAAAGAGGACGGGCACGCCGCCTACTCGCTGTTCACGCCGCTGGTCGGCATCACCTTCGGTGTCTCGGTGCTGGTCATCGGCATCGCGGTGGTGTTGATCCGCAAGCTGTTCATCCCGGCCGAGCTGTCCATCCAGGACCGCCACGACGGTCCGTCGCCCGAGGTCGAGCGCCGCACCCTGGTCGCCGAGCTGAGCGACGCGCTGGACTCCTCCACGCTGGCCCGCCGCAAGCTGATCACCCGCACCGCCGGTGCCGGTGTCGGCGTGCTCGGCATCGGCGCGCTGCTGGTGTTCGTCGGCGGCATGGTGAAGAACCCGTGGGCCAAGGGCGACAAGTCGCCGCTGTGGGTCTCCGGCTGGACCCCGGACTACGAGGGCGAGACCATCTACATCCGGCGCGACACCGGTCGCCCGGAGGACGTCGTGCTGGTGCGTCCCGAGGATCTGGACGCGGGTGCCATGGAGACGGTCTTCCCCTGGAAAGAGAAGTGGCGCGGTGACGAGCACGCCACCCTGCAGTCGCTGCGCGGTATCCGCAACGCGGTCATGCTGATTCGCCTGCGCACCGAAGACGCGCAGAAGGCGATCAAGCGCAAGGGTCAGGAGAGCTTCAACTACGGCGACTACTTCGCCTACTCGAAGATCTGCACCCACCTCGGTTGCCCGACGTCGCTGTTCGAGCAGCAGACCAACAAGATCCTGTGCCCCTGCCACCAGTCGCAGTTCCTGGCGACCGAGTGGGGCAAGCCGGTCTTCGGTCCCGCCGCCCGCGCGCTGCCGCAGCTGCCGATCACCGTCAACTCCGAGGGCTTCCTGGTCGCCAACGGCGACTTCATCGAGCCGCTCGGACCGGCCTTCTGGGAGCGTCGTTCATGAGTGAACGTAGTGAACGAATCATGTGCCAGCGTGCAGGGCACATGACGGAATCGAGCGTCAGCGAGGTGCGGTCATGAGCCCTTCTATCGCAGCTCAGGCGAACGAGGCGGACGAGCGCTATCGCGCCGCCGCGTTCATGAAGCGGTCGATCAACAAGGTCTTCCCGACCCACTGGTCGTTCCTGCTCGGTGAGATCGCGCTGTACAGCTTCATCATTCTGCTGCTGTCGGGCGTCTACCTGACCCTGTTCTTCGATCCGTCGATGACCGAGGTCGTCTACAACGGCGCGTACCAGCCGCTGCGTGGTGTCACCATGTCGCGGGCCTACGAGTCCTCGCTGAACATCACCTTCGAGGTGCGTGGCGGTCTGTTCGTCCGCCAGGTGCATCACTGGGCGGCGCTGCTGTTCGCGGCGTCGATCATCATCCACCTGTTCCGCAT
This genomic interval carries:
- the qcrA gene encoding cytochrome bc1 complex Rieske iron-sulfur subunit encodes the protein MGRPDEGHDGGKPSTEQVTGAGAHVAKTDGHALTEPTEAELDAMSRDELVKLGTERDGVDVAYRRERFPVPGTRAEKRAERAVAFWFAVSGIAAAALVGVFLFWPWEFKANKEDGHAAYSLFTPLVGITFGVSVLVIGIAVVLIRKLFIPAELSIQDRHDGPSPEVERRTLVAELSDALDSSTLARRKLITRTAGAGVGVLGIGALLVFVGGMVKNPWAKGDKSPLWVSGWTPDYEGETIYIRRDTGRPEDVVLVRPEDLDAGAMETVFPWKEKWRGDEHATLQSLRGIRNAVMLIRLRTEDAQKAIKRKGQESFNYGDYFAYSKICTHLGCPTSLFEQQTNKILCPCHQSQFLATEWGKPVFGPAARALPQLPITVNSEGFLVANGDFIEPLGPAFWERRS